The genomic window TCAAATCTTTTTTTACTTTCTGATAATGCTTTTTATCGTTAAAGGCTGGAATTTAGCCGTGAGATGGCACATTCAATATTATATGGAGACGAATGTTCACTTCATTGATTCATGTGTTCGATATTGCATCAATGCTGTGTTCTTGTATTTGCTTTTTTCGAATGCAAGCCATTTGTTTCTCATTTTAATATTTGCGGTTATGGGCATCCTTTACGTATACTTCCGCTTACAAACAAAAAGCAAAGGGTTGAAATGGGAATATTTAATCGATCTTGAAGAAAGACGCATGACTTCGTTTTATCGGTTTGCGAATTTATTTACAGATGTTCCGAGGTTGAAAGATCGGATTAAGAGACGGAAATGGCTGGATTGGCTTTTGAACCGAGTTTCTTTCGACCATTCACGGACATATACCCATCTTTATGTAAGAACATTTTTTCGAGCAGGAGATTACTTTGGTTTGTTCATCCGTTTGACTCTTATCGGAGCAGTTGGTTTATACTTAATTTCATTTGGTTTTGGACAGGTTTTGCTTGTCTTGCTGTTTTTATATTTGACAGGATTTCAGCTTCTGCCGCTATGGAATCACCATCAAAATATATTATGGGTAAGTTTATATCCTGTAAAAGTTGATTTTAAGGTGAAGTCTTTTCACCGGTTGCTGCTGATAATTCTCATGATACAGAGCGTGGTCTTTTCTCTCTTCCTTTTATTGAAGGGAGAATGGGCCGAGGCATTGGCTGCACTCGTTGCGGGAAGTAGCTTCGCCTATTACTTTGTATTCATTTACAGCAAGAAACGATTGCAGTATTAAAACAATTAATCCTTTCCTTGTTTAGGGAAAGGATTTTTTTCGGAACATATCAATACATAGTCCGTATATAAGTAAGTGAAACAAAGAAGGAAGGGTTTGCATGAGTGAATACGAATTGAAGATATATGAAGAAATAGAGAATTGGAAAAGAAAAATGCAAAAGAAATCCGGATTATTGAACCGGATTTCAAAAAAAGCCCAGAACAAAGTAAATGAGTTGATACCTGAAAAAGCGCACCAATTAATGACCGACGCGATTAAGAATATGGTAAAAGCAACATTAACAGGTTCCCATCTCATGACAAAAAAGCAGCAGGCGATAGGATTGTCATTGGCTGAGAAAGATCAGCTTCTAAGAAAGAAATTAGAGGTTTACCGGAAAACCGCAGCAATCGAAGGGGCCGGAACGGGAGCAGGGGGTATTTTTCTTGGGTTAGCTGATTTTCCGCTATTGTTGTCGATTAAAATGAAATTTTTATTTGAGGCTGCTTCGATTTATGGATATGACACCAGTCTTTATGAAGAGCGCTTATTTCTCTTGCATGTTTTTCAATTAGCTTTTTCAAGTGATCAAAAGAGACA from Bacillus methanolicus includes these protein-coding regions:
- a CDS encoding ABC transporter permease: MFNAEKLWKERAVRTSKELSRYLRYIFNGHLVIVFLFLLGTAAYYYQEWIKTLTPDFPAAFMMAVIIGIFLTYSPIYTFLLEADGIFLLPLENKLSGYFKRSIIVSFIVQTYLLIIVLAVFMPMYVQVNNDQFQIFFYFLIMLFIVKGWNLAVRWHIQYYMETNVHFIDSCVRYCINAVFLYLLFSNASHLFLILIFAVMGILYVYFRLQTKSKGLKWEYLIDLEERRMTSFYRFANLFTDVPRLKDRIKRRKWLDWLLNRVSFDHSRTYTHLYVRTFFRAGDYFGLFIRLTLIGAVGLYLISFGFGQVLLVLLFLYLTGFQLLPLWNHHQNILWVSLYPVKVDFKVKSFHRLLLIILMIQSVVFSLFLLLKGEWAEALAALVAGSSFAYYFVFIYSKKRLQY
- a CDS encoding EcsC family protein is translated as MSEYELKIYEEIENWKRKMQKKSGLLNRISKKAQNKVNELIPEKAHQLMTDAIKNMVKATLTGSHLMTKKQQAIGLSLAEKDQLLRKKLEVYRKTAAIEGAGTGAGGIFLGLADFPLLLSIKMKFLFEAASIYGYDTSLYEERLFLLHVFQLAFSSDQKRQETLVLIEEWEERKKELLDMDWREFQQEYRDYIDFVKMLQLVPGVGAVVGAYANYNLLDHLGETAMNAYRLRLLKAPPAY